From Salmo salar chromosome ssa09, Ssal_v3.1, whole genome shotgun sequence:
cctccttgcccgtccaaataaaatatagaaatatagaaatattatttATTTGACCGAGACGCCCGCAGACAAGACGCTTCAATCTCATAGAGCGAAacatctcccctctgtctcagtatgtgtagaccatgtatctgatgtatGTCATGTCGTACTATTTCTGTCCAgaaagcatcagatacatgggttaCATGTAGAGGTGCGCGGTTTCGCTCGcccggatgctttctccggtgatatACAGCAGAGGGGAAGAGGCGGCGCGAGAGGGCTCACTCTCGCCAAAAGCTGTCCAGCATAaacccaatgcgtttctatgggaatAATATGCAGCCATAAGCTTGTTGCCTGCCTTCCAGTCTTTGCGACAAAGACTCcaattgttagggcggagacatgagcatctcgtcattatacagATATTTggtttcagcctcttgcgaattggatAGGAAAGTTGGCAGGTATACAGTACACTGTTAGGATGCCGGATTGCCCTAAAGTAAATTGATGTTTCgccaaaattatataattactcctTTCTAAATGAAATCATTGAAAATACTCCACCAGGGAGCAcgacttagccacagaggatcattagcttctataaaaaaatagctgtggattgtttcaaatcagACGTGTGGGAAGCCTGTCATTTGGGTACTGCGCGTGGCTGACTGAGTTGctgctgtcagtgaaaagcatctaaaatatgtgtgacaatgtgtcttgagtataatttaaaatgttacGTCAAGAAGAAGGGAAAGGGGGTGTGGCGAAGATATGGTGCATTTCCAGAATGTATGTAGGAAAGGGCCCATTTGGCAATGTGCACCACACACGTGCACCACTCATTTTTTCATCGCCTCACACAAGTCAACAAAGTCCGTTTTTTTAACATCCATTGCGAATGATAGTTCCTCAGTATTTGAAAAACCTTTCCAACACTCTCGACCTCAATAATCACCAATCCTCAGAGTGAAAGAGAAAAATATCATGATCTGATGATCCCATATACCCAGTGGAAACGTCATTAAAAAAACAGCTCACTGGCGCAGGAAACTTTGAGCGCCCGGAATAGGCAAGtagatacaatgttgcaagttcgttAGCAACAGCTTAGGGCCGAACCCTGTGATGATTTTATACGACGTTGAACTTCCCTGGAAATAGCTCAAGTCAAGAAAGACAGAAAGGAGCAGGTggagaagagagatgaatatGATTGAAAGCATCAACATTTTTATTAGCATAttttttactgtttttatttgtcgGCTTTAGGTCTGtggatttggaaagtattcagacgccttgactttttacacattttgttacgttgaaGCCGTactctaaaatttattaaatacatgttttcccttatcaatctacacacaataccccataatgacaaagcaaagacagTTTTcagaaatctttgcaaatgtattaaaaattaaaaaaaacagactCTCAGACCACGGGAAACCAGACattctggtctgataaaaccaagatttatctctttgacctgaatgccaagcgtcacatctggaggaaacctggcaccatcactacggtgaagcaaggtggtggcagcgtcatgctgtggggatctttttcagcggcagggactgggagactaaccaggatcgagggaaagatgaatggagcaaagtacagagagacccttgatgaaaacctgctccagagcactcagaacctcagactagggcgaaggttcaccttccaacaggacaacgaccctaagcacacagaaaatcaaaagaaatcagccaagccctcagaaaaaaatggtagacctccacaagtctggttcatccgttGGAgctatttccaaatgcctgaaggtactacgttcatctgtacaaacaatagtacacaagtataaacaccatgggaccacgcagccgtcataccgctcaggaaggagatgccttccttcctccttcctagagatgaacgtaatttggtgcgaaaagtgcaaatcaatcccagaacaacagcaaaggaccttgtgaagatgccggaggaaacaggtacaaaagtatctatatccacagtaaaacaagtcctatatggacataacctgaatggccgctcagcaaggaagaagccactgctccaaaacccccataaaaaagacagactacggtttgcaactgcacatggtgacaaagatcgtactttttggagcaatgtcctctggtctgatgaaacaaatatggaactgtttggccataatgaccatcgttatgtttggaggaaaaagggggaggcttgcaagccaaagaataccatcccaaccgtgaagcacaggggtggcagcatcatgttgtgggggtgctttgctgcaggagggactggtgcacttcacaaaatagatggcatcatgaggcaggaacattatgtgtatatattgaagcaacatctcaagacatcagtcaggaagttaaagcttggtcgcaaatgggtcttccaaatggacaatgaccccaagcatatttccaaagttgtggcaaaatggcttaaggacaacaaggtattggagtggccatcacaaagccctgacctcaatcctatagaaaatttgtggacagaactaaaaaagcgtgtgcgtgcaaggaggcctacaaacctgactcagttacaccagctctgtcaggaggaatgggcaaatattcacccaacttattgtgggaagcttgtggaaggctacccaaaatgtttgacccaagttaaacaatttaaaagcaatgctaccaaatattaattgagtgtatgtaaacttctgacccactgggaatgtgatgaaataaataaaagctgaaatatattatTCATAtatctctctgctattattctgacattgcacattcttaaaataaagaggtgatcctaactgacctaagacagggaatttttacaaggattaaatgtcaggaattgtgaataacggagtttaaatgtatttggctaaggtgtatgtaaacttccgacttcaactgtatgtgatatACAttctttcattttatttttttaaatgtttagcaaacattttttttaaactgtttttgctttgtcattatggggtattgtgcatacattgatgaggggaaaaaaacatttaaactattttagaataaggctgtaacgtaacgaaaggggtctgaatactttccgaatgtactgtatttcACTTAGTTGATGTTGGAAGTTATAGGCCaactgctgcattggcctataggctatctctgagTTCTATGCTCTCCAATAGACCacagtgtatcaatgtgtccatatggcagggGCTAGTGCTCTCGTCATAGTCAGATTTGTATCATTTTACTTCagatttttatgattaaccacGTGATATCAATTTTGAGAAACAAAACACTTTATTAtctaaatgaaactgttccatggAAATTTGCATATATAAATAttcataactggcatgcagatcgGTATAAATGCTAGGATAAATTGTaaacttccccaaacttgaaactcatgagCTGCCTATGGTCTTTACTATTACACCAATTTAAAAAATGCATGTAAGTGTACAGATAGGAGGTCCAAAAATTGGCCCGCCTCTGTAAATCAAATGCCCGTCCAACAGATTCGTTTTGGCGCCGGGTCTGCCCATATTATCCTGACAGCTTCTGGTTGGTAGGAGTGACCCATATTATCCTGACAGCTTCACTTAAGTTGGGCCAGCGACTATTCATACACTATCTCAAGCACTTTCTTTGTTCAAAAACTTTTCCAAAAAACATCACATCAGTAAAACTTGAAAAAGAAAACACATTTACACAACATAAGAATTTGAAGGACATTGGAACAGAAATTACCTGTAACTCTCATTCTTTATCTTTCCTGAAGTTCAAGGACTTTCGAAACTTAtgaactctctttctctttctctccctctctctctctctctctctctctctctctctctctctctcacacagaggcCGGGACTATGGCTGCCGAGAGTCTGGCAGAGCTCCGTGATTggctcttcctgctcctcctgtGCCTGACTCTACTGGCCGAGATGCTGGAGTTGGCGGCGGCAGCAGTTGCCATGGAGGAGGGCGAGGAAGACTTCCTGTGCCCGTCGGTGTGCCGGTGTGACGAAGGCTTTGTCTACTGTAACGACCGGGGCCTGAGCATGATCCCTCCTCTACCGTTAACGGCTACCGTTCTCTACCTACAGAGCAACCAGTTGGCCAACTCCGGCCTGCCACCGTCGTTAGAGCGCAGCAGTAGCATCCGTGTGGTCTACCTTTACGCCAACCAACTAGACGAGTTTCCTATACACCTGCCTCCGTCGCTTCGGGAACTACACCTACAGGACAACAACATTCGGACGTTGCCACGCATGACGTTGGCCAGGTTACCATTGCTAGAGAGGCTACACCTAGACGACAACTCCATCTCCACGGTGAGCATCCAGGAGCGGGCCTTCTCCGGTACGCCGCGGCTGAGGTTACTCTTCCTCTCCCGGAACCACCTGTCCAGCATCCCAGCCGGCCTCCCGGCTTCTTTAGAGGAGCTGAGGTTAGACGACAACCGCATTAACACCATCCCCACCCACGCCTTCCGGGGCCTGGCCTCACTGAGACGCCTGGTCCTGGACGGGAATCTCCTGGCCAACACGCGCATCGCCGACGACACCTTCTCCCGCCTGGCCAACCTCACGGAGCTGTCGCTGGTCCGCAACGCCCTGCAGGCCCCGCCCATCAACCTTCCCAACACACACTTGCTAAGGCTGCACCTGCAGGACAACGGGCTGATCCACATGCCCCGGGGGACCCTGGACGGGATGAGGAGGCTGCAGAGGCTGGACCTGTCAGGTAACCAGCTGGGGGTGGAAtttggaggggtggggggtagTAGGGGGAAACGCAATGGAACAGAGTTCCCAAAGCGAAATAATTTCCATAGCTAAAATCCTAAGATTTTACATTGCTGAGTTTCCGCAGTGTAGACTAAAAGGCAGCTTGTATATTGCAGAGTAACTGTAGTGAACTACTCCATTTCCATCCCTGCAGGGAAcaacctgaccactctgcctcggGGGCTGCTGAGGGACACAGACGGCCTAGAGCTGTTGCTGCTCCGGGGGAACCCCTGGTACTGTGGCTGCAACCTGCTCTGGCTCCACGCCTGGCTGTATGGCCGCGGGGCAGCGGTGACGGTACGGGGCCTGACCTGCCACGGGCCGGAGGTGGTTCGAGGCCAGGCCCTCAGGGACCTCTCTGGGCTCATGGACCAGTGTGAAGGCCCACCAGGAGGGGTGAACACTGTCTCtagtactaccaccacctccCACCCCAGCCAGGGCTCCATGTTTACCCTCCGGGCCATGCGGCCAGGCCTGGTGATGCCGTTACCACCGGGAGGAGGAGAGGCGGGGGGGCACCCCTCACATGATGCTCTAGAACTCACGGTGAAGCCCCTGTCTGCGGACAGTGTGCAGGTGACGTGGCTGTGCCCACGACCAGCGCCCTCCTTCCGGCTATCGTGGCTGAGGCTGGGCAGCAGCGCCGCTCTGGGTTCCATCACAGAGACGCTGGTCCCCGGGGAGAGACAGCAGTACCTACTGACCCAGCTCACGCCACGATCACACTACCTCGTCTGCCTGCTCCCCCTGCGCACCACCTCCTCCCACTCTGGAGGGTCACagagaggacagcagcaggaaaAGGACACAATTCACCAGACCCCCGTCTGTGCTCAGATAGAGACGGGGGAGGCTCTGCGCCCCGAGGGGGGAGATGGGGGTGAAGACTCAGACACAGAGATGGCAGCCCTCCCCCTGGCCGAGATCATCGGCGGAGCCACGGCCCTGGTCTCCCTCATGCTCATCTTCGGCATCTTCTGCTGGTACGGTCAGCGCGCCGGGTATGTCTCTGGGGAAACAGACTCCTATGGGGTCCGAGGACAGCGCGGGGTTGGAATGGGGAAGCCGTACGATGACTACGTGGAGTCGGGCACTAAGAAGGACACCTCCATCCTGGAGATCAGGAGCCCTGGCTTGGCCATGACGCCCATGACGACCCATCAGCCACTGCAACCCAAAGGAGGGGAAGATGTGACCTACGTGCACACCATCTTCCCCTCATCGCACGGTAACGGCACCTACCGGAGCAACCAGAGTCACAACAGTATAATCACCCAACTGGGTCACACGGCGGGCTACGGGACCAACCGGGGTTACCGGGAGCAAGGGATGATCCCGGATATAGACTACACCTACacgtgatgacatcatcaaagaCACACTTCTCCCACCACCACCGGTTGGACGCTGTTCTAAGGATACGGTTCTAGCAggcggttggttggttggttggttggtcttCTTGGTTCCAAAGTATCCTCTGTGCCTCCTCAGTTCTGCTCTGAATCTTATTGGTCTGTTACTTAGCTGACTGGCTTGGGCTGCTGTGTCCCCAAAGGGCAACCACACATACATGTTAGCTAGGTGACAGAAGTGCCAGTCAAGTCGTACCATGCTGGGTATTGACCTACGATAATGTTTCAGTGCTTCTCATGTTTAAACGTTTTGAGGTCTTTACAGCTACTGCACTCTTCCTTCTATTCCATAAAACACTGTTAGTAGTTTGAGGTGGATGTTTAGGCCTAGGCAGACCATATAGGCAAATATATACCAGAAAGAAGCACTTGTGTAGATGGCTATACTACTAAATACTTCTGTTTACGCTGTGTAGAtacacaatagagagagagagaaatagagagagacatagagaaatagagagagaaatacacagagagagagagagaaatagagagagacatagagagagagatagaaatagagagagaaatacacagagagagagagaaatagagagagacatagagagagagatagaaatagagagagaaatacacagagagagagagaaatagagagagagagaaatagagagagagagagagagagagggagagaaatagagaaagaaagagagggagatatagagagagagggagagaaatagagagagagggagagaaatagagagagagagagaaatacacagagagagagaaatagagagagagggagagaaatagagagagagggagagaaatagagagagagaaaaaagagagggggagagaaatagagaaagaaagagagggagatagatagatagatagatagatagatagatagatagatagatagatagatagatagatagatagatagatagatagatagatagatagatagatagatgatagatagatagatagatagatagatagatagatagatagatagatagatagatagatagatagatagatagatagatagatagatagatagatagatagatagatagatagatagatagatagatagatagatagatagatagatagatagatagatagatagatagatagatagatagatagatagatagatagatagatagatagatagatagagagagagggaaatagaaaaataaagagagagagagtgagtgagagtgagtgagagaaatacagacagagagagagagaaatagagagagagaaatacagagagagaaatacacacagagagagagagagaaatagagagagagagggaagagaaagagagagaaaaagagagcgggagagagggagagggagagagaagaaaatgTTGTTCTAGCTGAGTGGAGCTGTTCTGATAACAGAGGATAAGGGGCTCCTACTGCAGCTGAGTGGAGGTGACAGTTCTGATAACAGAGGATAAGGGGCTCCTACTGCAGCTGAGTGGAGGTGACAGTTCTGATAACAGAGGATAAGGGGCTCCTACTGCAGCTGAGTGGAGGTGACAGTTCTGATAACAGAGGATAAGGGGCTCCTACTGCAGCTGAGTGGAGGTGACAGTTCTGATAACAGAGGATAAGGGGCTCCTACTGCAGCTGAGTGGAGGTGACAGTTCTGATAACAGAGGATAAGGGGCTCCTACTGCAGTGAAGCGCTGCCACCGCCTGCCCCTGGACtctaatgaggagagagagagagagagagagagagagagagagagagagagagagagagagagagagcaaaagagagagagagagtaggagagaggggagagagagaggaaagggggaaagggagaaggaagagaaaagaggttaagagagagacagaataattgaggaagacagggagagagtagatagggagagaaggtggagagtgAAGAGggagagcaaagagagaactAATGGCAGAGGGAAACGGAGAAAAGGGTAGGAATATATGAAAGGATAGAATATTTTGCTTATCGCATGTCATCACAATATGAAAAGCAAAGGCATGTTAACTGGACAATCGTAGAGAAATGTCTCCAATCAAATTACGTAAATCAACCCAAAGTAAAAGGTATTTTCTATTGGTATATTGGTTGCTATCAGGAAAGAGGTAGAAAAAGATCTGCATTTACAGTGATGTACCCATTCACCCCACAAACATCTGAACACAGCAAGCTGTAATAGCTGAAATAACTACCATTATATGGAGCTATTATACTATCTGATAGCTCCCCATTATATAGCTCTGTAGTATCTCTATGTACATCATAGACAGACAGTCAGTTCACAGGTAGGGGGCAGAGAGTTCTGTAGAAATCAGGGATGAACCAAACTGCAGCACTGTGCATCTCTGCActctaatcacacacacacacacacacacacacacacacacacacacacacacacacacacacacacacacacacacacacacacacacacacacacacacacacacacacacacacacacacacacacaggacgcatAGCGAGAAACAAGGCTTAGAAGCGAATCTCTGTCAATCTATGTATATTATAACAATGGTTTTGCTTCTTGATCACAACTTCATCATAATGGAGAGTAGAATAAAGGAAGTGATGGGAAAAGGAGTGAGAgaaggaaaagagaaagagattGTTAGAGTGAGTTATGTATAGACTATAGGTTTTAA
This genomic window contains:
- the LOC106612074 gene encoding leucine-rich repeat transmembrane protein FLRT1; translated protein: MAAESLAELRDWLFLLLLCLTLLAEMLELAAAAVAMEEGEEDFLCPSVCRCDEGFVYCNDRGLSMIPPLPLTATVLYLQSNQLANSGLPPSLERSSSIRVVYLYANQLDEFPIHLPPSLRELHLQDNNIRTLPRMTLARLPLLERLHLDDNSISTVSIQERAFSGTPRLRLLFLSRNHLSSIPAGLPASLEELRLDDNRINTIPTHAFRGLASLRRLVLDGNLLANTRIADDTFSRLANLTELSLVRNALQAPPINLPNTHLLRLHLQDNGLIHMPRGTLDGMRRLQRLDLSGNNLTTLPRGLLRDTDGLELLLLRGNPWYCGCNLLWLHAWLYGRGAAVTVRGLTCHGPEVVRGQALRDLSGLMDQCEGPPGGVNTVSSTTTTSHPSQGSMFTLRAMRPGLVMPLPPGGGEAGGHPSHDALELTVKPLSADSVQVTWLCPRPAPSFRLSWLRLGSSAALGSITETLVPGERQQYLLTQLTPRSHYLVCLLPLRTTSSHSGGSQRGQQQEKDTIHQTPVCAQIETGEALRPEGGDGGEDSDTEMAALPLAEIIGGATALVSLMLIFGIFCWYGQRAGYVSGETDSYGVRGQRGVGMGKPYDDYVESGTKKDTSILEIRSPGLAMTPMTTHQPLQPKGGEDVTYVHTIFPSSHGNGTYRSNQSHNSIITQLGHTAGYGTNRGYREQGMIPDIDYTYT